In the Vidua chalybeata isolate OUT-0048 chromosome 28, bVidCha1 merged haplotype, whole genome shotgun sequence genome, GGGgttgtggggatttgggggggtgAGAGGgcaaaaatcccttccaaaacggggaaaaaagggggaaaaatggggtaAAAACGGCTCTGGGGTCATTCAAAGCTCTGCTGGGATGTGCTTACCTGACTGTGGATCTGAGGTGcaaaaatcccttcccaaaAGGGATGAAAATTGGGGTAAAAATGGCTCTGGAGTCACCCAAAACCCTGCTGGGATGTCCTTACCGTGCTGTGGATCTGAGGTGCAAAAATCACTTCCCAAAAGGGATAAAAATTGGGGTATAAATGCTCTGGAGTCACTCAAAACCCTGCTGGGATTTCCCTACCTCACTGTGGATCTGAGGTGcaaaaatcccttcccaaaAGGGATAAAAATTGGGGTAAAAACGGCTCTGGGGGTCACCCAAAGCCCTGCTGGGATTTCCCTACCTCACTGTGGATCTGAGGTGCAAAAATCCCTTctgaaatgggggaaaattggggtaAAAATGGCTCTGGGGTCACCCAAAACCCTGCTGGGATGTCCTTACCGTGCTGTGGATCTGAGGTGCAAAAATCACTTCCCAAAAGGGATAAAAATTGGGGTATAAATGCTCTGGAGTCACTCAAAACCCTGCTGGGATGTCCCCACCCCGCTGTGGATCCGAGGTGCAAAACTCCCTTCCCAAAGGGATAAAATGGGGATGAAAGCGCTCAGGACTCACCCGAAGCCCTGCTGGTTCCAGGCCTGGCCGTACACGCCGTAGGCGGGCACCTGCCAGCCGTTGGGCACGTACTGGCCCAGCTGGGCACCGCCGTACCACTGAGCCCACTGCCCGTAGGGCGGCGCGTAGCTcagctggccctggggacacacggGGGAAACGAGtcagggaatgtgggaatgcatccatggatccaccattcatccatcatccatggatccatccatcatccatccatccacccatccatccatccatggatccatccatcatccatccatccacccatccatccatccatcatccatggatccatccatcatccatggatccatccatcatccatcatacatggatccatccccatccatcatccatggatccatccatcatccatccatccatccatcatccatcatccatggatccatccatcatccatccatcatccatggatccatccatcatccatcatacatccatcatccatccacccatccatcatccatccatccatccatcatccatccatcatccatccatccatccatcatccatccatccatccatccatcatccatccatcatcatccatccatccatcatccatccatccatcatccatccatcatccatccatccatccatccatccatccatccatccatccatccatccatcatccatccatccatccatcatccatccatccatcatccatccatccatcatccatccatccatccatccatccatcatccatcatccatcatccatccatccatccatccatccatcatccatccatccatccatccatcatccatcatccatcatccatccatccatccatccatccatccatcatccatccatcatccatccatcatccatccatccatcatccatccatcatccatccatcatccatccatccatcatccatccatcatccatccatcatccatccatccatcatccatccatccatccatccatccatccatcatccatcatccatccatccatcatccatccatcatccatccatccatcatccatccatccatcatccatccatcatccatccatccattatccatccatcatccatccatccatcatccatccatccatcatccatccatccatccatccatccatccatcatccatccatcatccatccatcatccatccatccatcatccatcatccatccatcatccatggatccatccatcatccatcatacatccatcatccatccatccatccatcatccatccatcatccatccatccatcatccatccatccatcatccatccatccatccatcatccatccatccatccatccatccatccatcatccatccatccatcatccatccatccatcatccatcatccatccatccatccatcatccatccatccatccatccatcatccatccatccatccatccatccatccatcatccatcataCATCCatcatccatggatccatccatcatccatccatcatccatcatccatccatcatccatccatccatccatccatccatccatccatcatccatccatcatccatccatccatccatcatccatccatccatcatccatccatccatccatcatccatccatcatccatccatccatccatccatccatccatccatccatcatccatccatcatccatccatccatcatccatccatccatcatccatccatccatccatccatccatccatccatcatccatccatccatccatcatccatccatcatccatcatccatccatcatccatccatccatccatcatccatccatcatccatcatccatccatccatcatccatccatccatcatccatccatccatcatccatccatccatccatcatccatccatccatcatccatccatccattatccatccatcatccatcatccatccatcatccatccatcatccatccatccatccatccatccatccatccatccatccatccatccatcatccatccatccatccatcatccatccatccatccatccatcatccatccatccatcatccatcatccatcatccatccatccatccatccatccatccatccatccatccatccatcNNNNNNNNNNNNNNNNNNNNNNNNNNNNNNNNNNNNNNNNNNNNNNNNNNNNNNNNNNNNNNNNNNNNNNNNNNNNNNNNNNNNNNNNNNNNNNNNNNNNNNNNNNNNNNNNNNNNNNNNNNNNNNNNNNNNNNNNNNNNNNNNNNNNNNNNNNNNNNNNNNNNNNNNNNNNNNNNNNNNNNNNNNNNNNNNNNNNNNNNcatccatccatcatccatccatccatccatccatcatccatcatccattatccatccatcatccatcatccatccatcatccatccatcatccatccatccatccatcatccatccatccatccatcatccatccatcatccatccatcatccatccatccatccatcatccatccatccatccatccatccatccatccatccatccatccatcatccatccatcatccatcatccatccatccatcatcatccatcatccatcatccatccatccatcatccatccatcatccatccatccatcatccatccatccatccatccatccatcatccatccatcatccatcatccatccatcatccatcatccatccatcatccatccatccatccatcatccatccatccatcatccatccatccatccatcatccatccatcatccatcatccatccatcatccatccatccatcatccatccatcatccatcatccatccatccatcatccatccatcatccatcatccatccatccatccatccatccatccatcatccatcatccatccatccatcatccatccatcatccatccatccatccatccatcatccatcatccattatccatccatcatccatccatcatccatccatcatccatccatccatccatcatccatccatccatccatcatccatccatcatccatccatcatccatccatccatccatcatccatccatccatccatccatccatccatcatccatccatcatccatcatccatccatcatccatcatccatccatccatcatccatccatcatccatcatccatccatccatccatccatcatccatcatccatccatccatccatccatccatccatccatccatcatccatccatccatcatccatcatccattatccatccatcatccatcatccatccatcatccatccatcatccatccatccatccatccatccatccatccatccatccatccatccatccatccatccatcatccctcTCTCCATCACCCACCCCTCCATGTCACTCCCCGCTCCCAGCCAATTAACAGGGTGGTTAATTAGTGGCCCAGGCCTCTCCGGGGTCCCCAGACCTGCTGGACAGGGCCGGCCATGTCGGGCGTCTCCTTGCCCCAGTAGCACTTGACCACGTGGCCCTCGATGGTGGTGCCGTTGACGGAGACGATGGCGTGGGCAGCGCTCTCATGGGAACTGAACCTGCCGCGTGAAATATTGACGGGGGCATTGATTGGGGTATTGATTGGATATTGACTGTGGTATTGATTGGGGTATTGATTGGATATTGATTGGGGTATTGATTGGGGTATTGATTGGGGTATTGATTGGATATTGATTGGGGTATTGATTGGGGTATTTATTGGGGTATTGATTGGGGTATTGATTGGGATATTTATTGGGGTATTGATTGGGGTATTGATTGGGGTATTGATTGGGATTTGATTGGATATTTATTGGGGTATTGATTGGGATATTGATGGGGGTATTGATTGAGAATATTTATTGAGGTATTGATTGGGGTATTGATTGGGATATTGATTGGGATATTGATTGGCTATTTATTGGGGTATTGATTTGGATTTGATTGGGGTATTGATTGAGGATATTTATTGGGGTATTGATTGGGGTATTGATTGGGATACTGATTGGCTATTTATTGGGGTATTGATTGGGATTTGATTGGGGTATTGATTGAGGATATTTATTGGGGTATTGATTGGGGTATTGATTGGGATTTGATTGGGATATTGATTGAGGATATTTATTGGGGTATTGATTGGGGTATTGATTGGGATACTGATTGGCTATTTATTGGGGTATTGATTGGGATTTGATTGGGGTATTGATTGAGGATATTTATTGGGGCATTGATTGGGATATTGATTGAGGATATTTATTGGGGCATTGACTGGGATATTGATTGGGATATTGATTGAGGATATTTATTGGGGTATTGATTGGGATATTTATTGGGATATTTATTGGGGTATTAATTGGGGTACTGATTGAGGATATTTACTGGGGTATTGATTGGGATTTGATTGACCCTCTATCCCAGTTCCAAGtggttctgggttttttccccatttttttatGGCCATAATCCCTCCTCAAACCTAAGGAATGAAAAAACCCTATAACCCTGGAGGGTTCAGTGACTCCTCTGTGCTGATGGAGCTCCCATGTGACAAAGGGCCCTGTTCCAAGTGATTTATGGGATTTTCCCTACTTTTTATGGCCAAAATCCCTCCTCAAACCTAAGGAAGGAAAAACCCTATAACCTGGGAAGGTTGCGTGACTCCTCTGTGCTGACTGGAGTCCTGAATGACAAAGGGCCCTGTTCCAAGTgatctttgggatttttcccacttttatGGTCTTCTTAGACCAGAAGGAGCAGAAACCCTCTAACCTCTCTAACCTGGGAAGTGACTCCTCTGTGCTGACAGAGCTCCCACATGACAAAGGGCCCTGCTCCAAGcgctttttgggatttttcccacttGTTTCAGCCAGAATCCTTCCTCAAaccagaggaaggaaaaatcctATAACCTGGGAGGGTTGAGTGACTCCTCTGTGCTGACTGGAGTCCTGAATGACAACGGGCCCTGTTCCAAGtgctttttgggattttttccccactttttaCAGCCAGAATCCCTcctcagagcagaggaaggaaaacccCTCTAACCTGGGAGGTTTCAGTGATAGATGACAAAGGGCCCTGTCCCAAGtgctttttgggatttttcccactttttacAGCCATAATCCCTcctcagagcagaggaaggaaaaactcTGTCACCTGGGAGGTTTCAGTGATCGATGACAAAGGGCCCTGTTCCAAGtgctttttgggattttccccacTTGTTTCAGCCAGAATCCCTcctcagagcagaggaaggaaaacccCTCTCCCCTgggtcccccccagcccccagtCCCACTCCCCACCTGACGAAGGAGTAGCCTTTGTCCGGGAACACTCGGATCTCCATGATCTGCCCGAAGGGGGAGAAGGTCTGGCGcatcagctgctctggagcaggaaggacagacagacagacagacagcagcGTGAGGCACGCGTGGTGCCACGGGGACAGGTGCCACGGGCCGGGGCCACACGTACCTGTGAGGCCCGAGGTGACCCCCCCGCAGTACACGGTGCAGTTGCTGGGGCTGGACTGCGTGAGCACCTCGTCGTAGGACAGCTGTTTGGTGTTTGCTGCCAGGGATTGGATTTTGGGATAGCGGATTTGGTTCTcaagggctgggatgggaattACTGGGGAGGGGATTTTAGTCCTGACTGGCACGGGATTGTTGGGAACGGCCTGCAAATCTGTACAGGGACATCTCAGAGCAcctggcagggcctggaggggctccaggagagctggagagggactggggacaaggggtggagggacaggacccagggaatggcttcaaactgggAGATTGgggtgggatactgggaaggaatgggggtgggatggaattcccacagcagctgtggctgccccacccctgttggtgtccaaggccaggctgggggggctcggagcaccctgggactggggaaggtgtccctgcccaaggcaggggtggggtgggatgggctctgagctccttcccacccccaAAACTCTGGGATCCCCCGccccaggggctggcagggcacagggtgggcacCTACTGTCATAGGTGCTCTTGGGAGCTGGAGGTTTCCTGGTGGCCCAGTTGGTCCTGATCTGCCGGCCCCCGAGCCACTGCCCCCCCATCTGCTGGATGGCGTTCTCGGCGTCCtggaggaggggcagggagagaaaaccCCACTGACCCCGCTGCTGGGGCAACGAGGAGGGAAATGATGGGATTTGCCCGCTTGTTAAGAGGGAAATGAAGGGATTTTAGCCATTTTTTGGGAAGGGAACCAAGATCTGTCACCCATTTGTTAAGAGAGAACTGAAGGGATTTTGCCCATTTATTAAGAGGGAACTCAAGGGGTTTTGCCCATGTTTGGGGAAGGGAACCAAGTTCTCTCACCCATTTATTAAGAGGGAACTGAAGGGTTTTTGCCCATTTATTAAGAGGGAAATGAAGGGATGTTACCCATTTATTAACAGGGAACTGAAGGGTTTTTGCCCATTTATTAACAGGGAACTGAAGGGTTTTTGCCCATTTATTAACAGGGAACTGAAGGGATTTTGCCCATTTATTAAGAGGGAACTGAAGGGATTTTGCCCATTTATTAAGAGGGAACTGAAGGGTTTTTGCCCATTTATTAAGAGGGAACTGAAGGGATTTTGCCCATTTATTAAGAGGGAACTGAAGGGTTTTTGCCCATTTATTAAGAGGGAACTGAAGGGTTTTTGCCCATGTTTTGGGAAGGGAACCAAGTTCTCTCACCCATTTATTAAGAGGGAACTGAAGGGATTTTGCCCATTTATTAAGAGGGAACTGAAGGGATTTTGCCCATTTATTAAGAGGGAACTGAAGGGATTTTGCCCATTTATTAAGAGGGAACTGAAGGGTTTTTGCCCATTTATTAAGAGGGAACTGAAGGGATTTGGCCCATTTTTGGGAAGGGAACCAGGATCTCTCACCCATTTATTAAGAGGGAAATGAAGGGTTTTTGCCCATTTATTAAGAGGGAACTGAAGGGATTTTGCCCATTTATTAAGAGGGAACTGAAGGGATTTGGCCCATTTATTAAGAGGGAACTGAAGGGTTTTTGCCCATTTATTAAGAGGGAACTGAAGGGTTTTTGCCCATATTTTTGGAAGGGAACCAGGATCTCTCACCCATTTATTAAGAGGGAACTGAAGGGATTTGGCCCATTTATTAAGACGGAACTGAAGGGATTTGGCCCATTTATTAAGAGGGAACTGAAGGGATTTTACCCATTTATTAAGAGGGAACTGAAGGGTTTTTGCCCATGTTTTGGGAAGGGAACCAAGTTCTCTCACCCATTTATTAAGAGGGAACTGAAGGGATTTTGCCCATTTATTAAGAGGGAACTGAAGGGATTTTGCCCATTTATTAAGAGGGAAATGAAGGGATGTTACCCATTTATTAAGAGGGAACTGAAGGGATTTTGCCCATTTATTAAGAGGGAAATGAAGGGATATTACCCATTTATTAACAGGGAACTGAAGGGATTTTGCCCATTTATTAAGAGGGAAATTAAGGGATTTGGCCCATTTATTAACAGGGAACTGAAGGGTTTTTGCCCATTTATTAAGAGGGAACTGAAGGGATTTTGCCCATTTATTAAGAGGGAAATTAAGGGATTTGGCCCATTTATTAACAGGGAACTGAAGGGTTTTTGCCCATTTATTAAGTGGGAACTGAAGGGTTTTTGCCCATTTATTAAGAGGGAACTGAAGGGTTTCTGCCCATTTATTAAGAGGGAACTGAAGGGATTTTGCCCATTTATTAAGAGGGAACTGAAGGGTTTTTGCCCATTTATTAAGAGGGAACTGAAGGGTTTTTGCCCATGTTTTGGGAAGGGAACCAAGTTCTCTCACCCATTTATTAAGAGGGAACTGAAGGGATTTTGCCCATTTATTAAGAGGGAACTGAAGGGATTTTGCCCATTTATTAAGAGGGAACTGAAGGGATTTTGCCCATTTATTAAGAGGGAACTGAAGGGTTTTTGCCCATTTATTAAGAGGGAACTGAAGGGATTTGGCCCATTTTTGGGAAGGGAACCAGGATCTCTCACCCATTTATTAAGAGGGAAATGAAGGGTTTTTGCCCATTTATTAAGAGGGAACTGAAGGGATTTTGCCCATTTATTAAGAGGGAACTGAAGGGATTTGGCCCATTTATTAAGAGGGAACTGAAGGGTTTTTGCCCATTTATTAAGAGGAACTGAAGGGTTTTTGCCCATATTTTTGGAAGGGAACCAGGATCTCTCACCCATTTATTAAGAGGGAACTGAAGGGATTTGGCCCATTTATTAAGACGGAACTGAAGGGATTTGGCCCATTTATTAAGAGGGAACTGAAGGGATTTTACCCATTTATTAAGAGGGAACTGAAGGGTTTTTGCCCATGTTTTGGGAAGGGAACCAAGTTCTCTCACCCATTTATTAAGAGGGAACTGAAGGGATTTTGCCCATTTATTAAGAGGGAACTGAAGGGATTTTGCCCATTTATTAAGAGGGAAATGAAGGGATGTTACCCATTTATTAAGAGGGAACTGAAGGGATTTTGCCCATTTATTAAGAGGGAAATGAAGGGATATTACCCATTTATTAACAGGGAACTGAAGGGATTTTGCCCATTTATTAAGAGGGAAATTAAGGGATTTGGCCCATTTATTAACAGGGAACTGAAGGGTTTTTGCCCATTTATTAAGAGGGAACTGAAGGGATTTTGCCCATTTATTAAGAGGGAAATTAAGGGATTTGGCCCATTTATTAACAGGGAACTGAAGGGTTTTTGCCCATTTATTAAGTGGGAACTGAAGGGTTTTTGCCCATTTATTAAGAGGGAACTGAAGGGTTTCTGCCCATTTATTAAGAGGGAACTGAAGGGATTTTGCCCATTTATTAAGAGGGAACTGAAGGGTTTTTGCCCATTTATTAAGAGGGAAATGAAGGGATTTGGCCTATTTTTTGGAAGGGAACCAGGATCTCTCACCCATTTATTAAGAGGGAACTGAAGGTTTTTTGCCCATTTATTAAGAGGGAACTGAAGGGTTTTTGCCCATTTATTAACAGGGAACTGAAGGGATGTTACCTATTTATTAAGAGGGAACTGAAGGGATTTTGCCCATTTATTAAGAGGGAACTGAAGGGATTTTGCCCATTTATTAAGAGGGAACTGAAGGGATTTGGCCCATTTTTGGGAAGGGAACCAGGATCTCTCACCCATTTATTGAAGAAGGAGACGAAGCCGTAGCCCTTGGACTTGCCCGTGGCCATGTCCTTGACCACCCGCGCGTCCCTGAAAGCACAAAGGCAACgagctcagccccacagctcagccccacctctctcctctcccctccaccAGGCTCAAAGCATCCCCTCGTCCACACCCAGCCTGGCTAAAGGAGCAAAATGAACTTCACAGCATGGAAGTCAAGAGGTGTTTTAAGAAATGGCTGAGTTTtacagctggctgctgctgccaggctgggaaaggcacAAAGCAGCTGTTCCAGATCGCAGCCTGGAAGGAGCTTGCAACCATGCaagttttaaaatcttctttatTTGCCAACACATTCTACCTGCTCACTGCAAACGttcaacagaaatgaaaataaaaatgaaagaataggATTTGAAAGGCAAAACTGAGTTCTGAAAGCCTGTTAACTGAATTCTTTAATTCTCAGGTCAATTTGTTACCCTCTTTTTGGGCAGCTGTAAATTTTGAGAGATTGGTATTTCAGATTATTGAAATCacttaattattttgaattgcatggaaattaaattaattattaaattgaaCATTAattattgaagaaaataaaacacattccAGGTCTTAAAACCACACATCAGGCATCATTATCAAACAGGAGTGACTGGAACTACgaggtacagaaaaaaaaacaaacggggggggggaaggaatAAAATTGATAAATAAAACTACAGCATTTCTCCACTGTGAACTGTAGCCTTTGGTTTGCCATGGAATTCTGTCCATTCCTCAGaagagctaaaaaaaacccagtcagGAAATCATGGAAGTGAAATCAGGGGGGGCACAGAAACCAGCAGAGCACTGAGAAGCCACAGTGGGCACGAAGTTCGTTAAGGCTCGGAGGTTTTAAGCCTAATTAACATTAATTGTGGCACCCACAGAGCCAGATGCCTGAGGAAAACCCTctccaaagcagcaggaagatTTGTCCTCTATTAGATCCcccttcctgttttttttttttttttaatttttccagaaTTTGGGTCCAGGATCCCAAATTGCCTGGAAAAGGCACTTtggggagctgagctgggtttgctgcagagggaaagggggaaacaCTCATCTCCACTGACTCTCAACTGAAAAACTGGGAATAAAGGCTCAGGAACAAGTGAAAACATGAGCAGAGTGAGCACAAACAGGATATCTGACAGGGATTCAAACCAGCCAGAGGCCAAGAATTAcccacatttctctctgtgctgatCACACCTCGAGGTCATCAATAAAAATTAGTTTAGGACCAGTAAAGATTCAAATAAAAAGCAATCGATCAGGAAATATTCCATTAGCAGCACGTTTGCAGAGCCTGGTCACTGCTGAACAGCTGAAGTCACTTCCTTCAATCCCTCGTTTTTACAGGTAAAATCTAAATAAGGAGAAAATCTGGGTCCTTTGGGGTTTGGAACGAGAGTTCAAAAGGGAGAATTCTgctttttggggggaaaaaacttGAGTTTCAGGTTGGATGGTGAGTCTGAGCCAGCATGAGCATCACTCTCTTCCTGGAGCCCATCCCTTCCATCCAGGGGGTGAAATCCCTGCAGCCACATCCCTTCCATCCAGGGGATGAAATCCCTGGAATCCCATCCCTTCCATCCAGAGGATGAAATCCCTGCAGCCACATCCCTTCCATCCAAGGGATGAAATCCCTGCAGCCACATCCCTTCCATCCAGGGGGTGAaatccctgcagccccatcccttCCATCCAGGGGATGAAATCCCTGGAATCCCATCCCTTCCATCCAAGGGATGAaatccctgcagccccatcccttCCATCCAGAGGATGAaatccctgcagccccatcccttCCATCCAGGGGGTGAaatccctgcagccccatcccttCCATTCAAGGGAGGAaatccctgcagccccatcccttCCATTCAAGGGATGAAATCCCTGGAATCCCTTCCATCCACAGGATGAaatccctgcagccccatcccttCCATCCAAGGGATGAaatccctgcagccccatcccttCCATCCAGGGGATGAAATCCTGGAATCCCATCCAGACTCCCTGCAGCTCATCCCTTCCATCCAGAGCATGAAATCCTGGAATCCCTTCCCTTCCATCCAGGGGATGAAATCTCTGCAGCCCCATCCCTTCCATCCAGAGGATGAaatccctgcagccccatcccttCCATCCAGGGGATGAAATCCTGGAGCCCCATCCCTTCCATCCAAGGGATGAAATCCCTGGAATCCCATCCAGACTCCCTGGagccctccctctcctctgcccagtgACCCTCAGCTGCACTCAGGGGATGCTTGAAGCAAAAATCACATTGATAGAACTTTCTAAACCTTCTAATACGAGGAAATCAAGCTGGCACGAAAAGAGGAATAAACTAGAACTCctgagagataaaaaaaaaccccaaacaacaaaaaccaaacttACTTCAATTAAATGCTTCACTACCCAACACTCCAAAGCCTTCTACGTTCTTACACCACCACCAAGAAACTCCAGTGTCCAGTACAGACAACACTAGGAGGAAAATTCCCGGTTTATGGTTGGAGATGGACTGGAGGGACTGCTCCCCGCTCTGCTGCACcctggctgggacaggctggcagggccaccccagcctggctgggacaggCTCAGCTCCCTGACCTGTGGGGCCTCAGGACAAGGTGGTGCTGCCCCAGCACGCTCAAAAAAAGGCTCTCATTTTgagggaaatgggaatgaaTTCCACAAAAAGGGGGGCTGGCCCCAGAAATGCAGAGTGCCCAGGGAAGtgcacagcccaggtgcaggatctggattctccagctctgctgggaaagcagaCCAGGTGGGATAAAGGATCTGGCTGTGAGAGCAGAACTGTGgtccctgcactgccacagTGCCACTGACTCCACACAAAGCTGCCTCCACTCAGGAGGGAGACCTTGATCTGCCCCAAAAAAGGACTTACGAGATTCTTCCAAAGGGAGCAAAGGCTGCTTTGATGTCTTCAGTTGTGATCTCAGGGCTGAGGT is a window encoding:
- the TIA1 gene encoding cytotoxic granule associated RNA binding protein TIA1 isoform X3, which codes for MEDEMPKTLYVGNLSRDVTEALILQLFSQIGPCKNCKMIMDAGTDPYCFVEFYERRHAAAALAAINGRKIMGKEVKVNWATTPSSQKKDTSNHFHVFVGDLSPEITTEDIKAAFAPFGRISDARVVKDMATGKSKGYGFVSFFNKWDAENAIQQMGGQWLGGRQIRTNWATRKPPAPKSTYDTNTKQLSYDEVLTQSSPSNCTVYCGGVTSGLTEQLMRQTFSPFGQIMEIRVFPDKGYSFVRFSSHESAAHAIVSVNGTTIEGHVVKCYWGKETPDMAGPVQQGQLSYAPPYGQWAQWYGGAQLGQYVPNGWQVPAYGVYGQAWNQQGFGQSPSAAPWLSPAYGVQGQNGAVLPAQPGFRVAFETP
- the TIA1 gene encoding cytotoxic granule associated RNA binding protein TIA1 isoform X2: MEDEMPKTLYVGNLSRDVTEALILQLFSQIGPCKNCKMIMDVRAGTDPYCFVEFYERRHAAAALAAINGRKIMGKEVKVNWATTPSSQKKDTSNHFHVFVGDLSPEITTEDIKAAFAPFGRISDARVVKDMATGKSKGYGFVSFFNKWDAENAIQQMGGQWLGGRQIRTNWATRKPPAPKSTYDTNTKQLSYDEVLTQSSPSNCTVYCGGVTSGLTEQLMRQTFSPFGQIMEIRVFPDKGYSFVRFSSHESAAHAIVSVNGTTIEGHVVKCYWGKETPDMAGPVQQGQLSYAPPYGQWAQWYGGAQLGQYVPNGWQVPAYGVYGQAWNQQGFGQSPSAAPWLSPAYGVQGQNGAVLPAQPGFRVAFETP
- the TIA1 gene encoding cytotoxic granule associated RNA binding protein TIA1 isoform X1, coding for MEDEMPKTLYVGNLSRDVTEALILQLFSQIGPCKNCKMIMDAGTDPYCFVEFYERRHAAAALAAINGRKIMGKEVKVNWATTPSSQKKDTSSKASSTTEFSFLSFPKDHFHVFVGDLSPEITTEDIKAAFAPFGRISDARVVKDMATGKSKGYGFVSFFNKWDAENAIQQMGGQWLGGRQIRTNWATRKPPAPKSTYDTNTKQLSYDEVLTQSSPSNCTVYCGGVTSGLTEQLMRQTFSPFGQIMEIRVFPDKGYSFVRFSSHESAAHAIVSVNGTTIEGHVVKCYWGKETPDMAGPVQQGQLSYAPPYGQWAQWYGGAQLGQYVPNGWQVPAYGVYGQAWNQQGFGQSPSAAPWLSPAYGVQGQNGAVLPAQPGFRVAFETP